One window of Parus major isolate Abel chromosome 12, Parus_major1.1, whole genome shotgun sequence genomic DNA carries:
- the MST1 gene encoding hepatocyte growth factor-like protein isoform X7 — MQPVLGVLLALAAALGSGHRSPLNDFQRLRATELLAVPVDPPPPLPEQGTAEQCAQRCATSLACRAFHHDQQSQLCQLLPWTQHSPHIQLQKNIRYDLYQKKDYLRDCIVGDGSSYRGTRATTEKGLRCQHWQATTPHDHRFLPSPRNGLEENYCRNPDRDKRGPWCYTVDPNVRHQSCGIKKCEDGTCRRTTAATLMDQRHRGASLPAPLSALPSASTSAAALMSRMPKSATTATASTTTATSARHGRESPASPGLPRHPTCPRSHLPHTLRHTWRRTTAATLIMTAMAPGATPWTPAPPLTIVLSSPVVSPFPHPCRARGDLSHTQGSFGPLRVAGSCASATPLFSLCSWQHGAPHHGEYAVTFEQCGQRDERLQQKGRIVGGQPGNSPWTVSIRNREGVHFCGGSLVKEQWVISTRQCFSSCNADLTGYEVQLGTLFKDPGPGDPDQQTIPIVRIVCGPSESQLVMLKLARPATLTRRVALICLPPERYVVPAGTVCEIAGWGETRGTADGSVLNVAQLPVLAHSECNRALRGRLKESELCTAPLRAGVGACEGDYGGPLACLTADCWVLEGVITPSRVCARTDQPALFIRVSLYVDWIDKVMKMG; from the exons ATGCAGCCCGTGCTGGGGGTCCTGCTCGCCCTGGCCGCGGCTCTGGGCTCAG GCCACCGTTCACCCCTCAATGACTTCCAGCGCCTGAGAGCCACCGAGCTGCTGGCGGTGCCCGTGGACCCACCGCCACCGCTGCCGGAGCAGGGCACTGCGGAGCAGTGTGCCCAGCGCTGTGCCACCAGCCTGGCTTGCCG GGCTTTCCACCATGATCAGCAGAGCCAGttgtgccagctgctgccctggacCCAGCACTCACCCCAcatccagctgcagaaaaacatcCGCTATGACCTGTACCAGAAGAAAG ACTACCTGCGGGACTGCATCGTGGGCGATGGCTCCAGCTACCGCGGCACACGGGCCACGACGGAGAAGGGGCTGCGCTGCCAGCATTGGCAAGCCACGACACCACATGACCACAG GTTTCTGCCATCCCCTCGCAATGGGCTGGAGGAGAATTACTGCCGAAATCCTGACCGGGACAAGCGGGGCCCGTGGTGCTACACTGTTGATCCCAATGTCCGACACCAGAGCTGTGGCATAAAGAAGTGTGAGGATG GGACCTGCAGGAGAACTACTGCCGCAACCCTGATGGATCAGAGGCACCGTGGTGCTTCACTTCCCGCCCCACTGTCCGCATTGCCTTCTGCTTCCACATCCGCCGCTGCCCTGATGAGCAGGATGCCCAAG agTGCTACCACGGCCACGGCAAGCACTACCACGGCCACGTCAGCAAGACACGGAAGGGAAtcacctgccagccctgggctgcccagACACCCCACGTGCCCCA GATCTCACCTGCCACACACCCTGAGGCACACCTGGAGGAGAACTACTGCCGCAACCCTGATAATGACAGCCATGGCCCCTGGTGCTACACCATGGACCCCCGCACCCCCTTTGACTATTGTGCTATCAAGCCCTGTTGTGAGCCccttcccacatccctgcagaGCTAGAGGGGACCTTAGCCACACACAGGGTAGTTTTGGTCCCCTCAGGGTGGCTGGATCATGTGCCAGTGCCAcccctctgttttctctctgcagctggcagcacGGTGCCCCCCATCATGGAGAAT ATGCAGTGACATTTGAGCAGTGTGGCCAGCGGGAcgagaggctgcagcagaagggGCGCATCGTTGGTGGCCAGCCCGGCAATTCACCCTGGACTGTCAGCATCCGCAACCG GGAGGGTGTGCACTTTTGCGGCGGATCCCTGGTGAAGGAGCAGTGGGTGATCAGCACTCGCCAGTGCTTTTCCTCCTG CAATGCCGACCTGACGGGCTATGAGGTGCAGCTGGGGACTCTCTTCAAGGACCCTGGCCCTGGGGACCCTGACCAACAGACCATCCCCATCGTGCGGATCGTCTGTGGCCCCTCCGAgtcccagctggtgatgctgaaGCTGGCGAG GCCAGCTACTCTGACCAGGCGTGTGGCCCTGATCTGCCTGCCCCCCGAGCGCTACGTTGTGCCTGCGGGCACTGTCTGTGAGATCGCTGGCTGGGGGGAAACCAGAG gcacagcagatGGCAGCGTGCTGAACGTGGcgcagctgccagtgctggccCACAGCGAGTGCAATAGGGCTCTGCGTGGGCGCCTGAAGGAGAGTGAGCTGTGCACTGCCCCGCTGCGTGCCGGCGTGGGTGCCTGTGag GGTGATTATGGTGGACCTCTGGCTTGTCTCACCGCTGACTGCTGGGTGCTGGAGGGGGTGATCACCCCCTCCCGTGTGTGTGCCCGCACTGATCAGCCTGCCCTCTTCATCCGTGTTTCCCTCTATGTTGACTGGATTGACAAGGTGATGAAGATGGGTTGA
- the MST1 gene encoding hepatocyte growth factor-like protein isoform X1, translated as MQPVLGVLLALAAALGSGHRSPLNDFQRLRATELLAVPVDPPPPLPEQGTAEQCAQRCATSLACRAFHHDQQSQLCQLLPWTQHSPHIQLQKNIRYDLYQKKDYLRDCIVGDGSSYRGTRATTEKGLRCQHWQATTPHDHRFLPSPRNGLEENYCRNPDRDKRGPWCYTVDPNVRHQSCGIKKCEDAVCMTCNGEDYRGTVDHTESGTECQRWDLQHPHKHPYHPNKYPDKGLDDNYCRNPDSSERPWCYTTDPRREREYCHIRICTEKRPRPVNVTNGCFRGKGEGYRGRVNVTVSGIPCQRWDSQVPHKHHFMPSKYPWTCRRTTAATLMDQRHRGASLPAPLSALPSASTSAAALMSRMPKSATTATASTTTATSARHGRESPASPGLPRHPTCPRSHLPHTLRHTWRRTTAATLIMTAMAPGATPWTPAPPLTIVLSSPVVSPFPHPCRARGDLSHTQGSFGPLRVAGSCASATPLFSLCSWQHGAPHHGEYAVTFEQCGQRDERLQQKGRIVGGQPGNSPWTVSIRNREGVHFCGGSLVKEQWVISTRQCFSSCNADLTGYEVQLGTLFKDPGPGDPDQQTIPIVRIVCGPSESQLVMLKLARPATLTRRVALICLPPERYVVPAGTVCEIAGWGETRGTADGSVLNVAQLPVLAHSECNRALRGRLKESELCTAPLRAGVGACEGDYGGPLACLTADCWVLEGVITPSRVCARTDQPALFIRVSLYVDWIDKVMKMG; from the exons ATGCAGCCCGTGCTGGGGGTCCTGCTCGCCCTGGCCGCGGCTCTGGGCTCAG GCCACCGTTCACCCCTCAATGACTTCCAGCGCCTGAGAGCCACCGAGCTGCTGGCGGTGCCCGTGGACCCACCGCCACCGCTGCCGGAGCAGGGCACTGCGGAGCAGTGTGCCCAGCGCTGTGCCACCAGCCTGGCTTGCCG GGCTTTCCACCATGATCAGCAGAGCCAGttgtgccagctgctgccctggacCCAGCACTCACCCCAcatccagctgcagaaaaacatcCGCTATGACCTGTACCAGAAGAAAG ACTACCTGCGGGACTGCATCGTGGGCGATGGCTCCAGCTACCGCGGCACACGGGCCACGACGGAGAAGGGGCTGCGCTGCCAGCATTGGCAAGCCACGACACCACATGACCACAG GTTTCTGCCATCCCCTCGCAATGGGCTGGAGGAGAATTACTGCCGAAATCCTGACCGGGACAAGCGGGGCCCGTGGTGCTACACTGTTGATCCCAATGTCCGACACCAGAGCTGTGGCATAAAGAAGTGTGAGGATG CTGTCTGCATGACCTGCAATGGGGAGGACTACCGTGGCACTGTGGACCACACCGAATCAGGGACAGAGTGCCAGCGCTGGGACCTGCAGCACCCACACAAGCACCCCTACCACCCCAACAA GTACCCTGACAAGGGGCTAGATGACAACTACTGCCGCAACCCTGACAGCTCTGAGCGGCCTTGGTGCTACACCACTGACCCCAGGCGGGAGCGTGAATACTGCCACATCCGCATCTGCA CAGAAAAACGCCCACGGCCTGTCAATGTCACCAATGGATGCTTCAGGGGCAAGGGGGAAGGCTACCGTGGCCGTGTGAATGTTACTGTGTCGGGGATCCCCTGCCAGCGCTGGGACTCCCAGGTGCCCCATAAGCACCACTTCATGCCCAGCAAGTACCCAT GGACCTGCAGGAGAACTACTGCCGCAACCCTGATGGATCAGAGGCACCGTGGTGCTTCACTTCCCGCCCCACTGTCCGCATTGCCTTCTGCTTCCACATCCGCCGCTGCCCTGATGAGCAGGATGCCCAAG agTGCTACCACGGCCACGGCAAGCACTACCACGGCCACGTCAGCAAGACACGGAAGGGAAtcacctgccagccctgggctgcccagACACCCCACGTGCCCCA GATCTCACCTGCCACACACCCTGAGGCACACCTGGAGGAGAACTACTGCCGCAACCCTGATAATGACAGCCATGGCCCCTGGTGCTACACCATGGACCCCCGCACCCCCTTTGACTATTGTGCTATCAAGCCCTGTTGTGAGCCccttcccacatccctgcagaGCTAGAGGGGACCTTAGCCACACACAGGGTAGTTTTGGTCCCCTCAGGGTGGCTGGATCATGTGCCAGTGCCAcccctctgttttctctctgcagctggcagcacGGTGCCCCCCATCATGGAGAAT ATGCAGTGACATTTGAGCAGTGTGGCCAGCGGGAcgagaggctgcagcagaagggGCGCATCGTTGGTGGCCAGCCCGGCAATTCACCCTGGACTGTCAGCATCCGCAACCG GGAGGGTGTGCACTTTTGCGGCGGATCCCTGGTGAAGGAGCAGTGGGTGATCAGCACTCGCCAGTGCTTTTCCTCCTG CAATGCCGACCTGACGGGCTATGAGGTGCAGCTGGGGACTCTCTTCAAGGACCCTGGCCCTGGGGACCCTGACCAACAGACCATCCCCATCGTGCGGATCGTCTGTGGCCCCTCCGAgtcccagctggtgatgctgaaGCTGGCGAG GCCAGCTACTCTGACCAGGCGTGTGGCCCTGATCTGCCTGCCCCCCGAGCGCTACGTTGTGCCTGCGGGCACTGTCTGTGAGATCGCTGGCTGGGGGGAAACCAGAG gcacagcagatGGCAGCGTGCTGAACGTGGcgcagctgccagtgctggccCACAGCGAGTGCAATAGGGCTCTGCGTGGGCGCCTGAAGGAGAGTGAGCTGTGCACTGCCCCGCTGCGTGCCGGCGTGGGTGCCTGTGag GGTGATTATGGTGGACCTCTGGCTTGTCTCACCGCTGACTGCTGGGTGCTGGAGGGGGTGATCACCCCCTCCCGTGTGTGTGCCCGCACTGATCAGCCTGCCCTCTTCATCCGTGTTTCCCTCTATGTTGACTGGATTGACAAGGTGATGAAGATGGGTTGA
- the MST1 gene encoding hepatocyte growth factor-like protein isoform X2 — MQPVLGVLLALAAALGSGHRSPLNDFQRLRATELLAVPVDPPPPLPEQGTAEQCAQRCATSLACRAFHHDQQSQLCQLLPWTQHSPHIQLQKNIRYDLYQKKDYLRDCIVGDGSSYRGTRATTEKGLRCQHWQATTPHDHRFLPSPRNGLEENYCRNPDRDKRGPWCYTVDPNVRHQSCGIKKCEDAVCMTCNGEDYRGTVDHTESGTECQRWDLQHPHKHPYHPNKYPDKGLDDNYCRNPDSSERPWCYTTDPRREREYCHIRICKKRPRPVNVTNGCFRGKGEGYRGRVNVTVSGIPCQRWDSQVPHKHHFMPSKYPWTCRRTTAATLMDQRHRGASLPAPLSALPSASTSAAALMSRMPKSATTATASTTTATSARHGRESPASPGLPRHPTCPRSHLPHTLRHTWRRTTAATLIMTAMAPGATPWTPAPPLTIVLSSPVVSPFPHPCRARGDLSHTQGSFGPLRVAGSCASATPLFSLCSWQHGAPHHGEYAVTFEQCGQRDERLQQKGRIVGGQPGNSPWTVSIRNREGVHFCGGSLVKEQWVISTRQCFSSCNADLTGYEVQLGTLFKDPGPGDPDQQTIPIVRIVCGPSESQLVMLKLARPATLTRRVALICLPPERYVVPAGTVCEIAGWGETRGTADGSVLNVAQLPVLAHSECNRALRGRLKESELCTAPLRAGVGACEGDYGGPLACLTADCWVLEGVITPSRVCARTDQPALFIRVSLYVDWIDKVMKMG, encoded by the exons ATGCAGCCCGTGCTGGGGGTCCTGCTCGCCCTGGCCGCGGCTCTGGGCTCAG GCCACCGTTCACCCCTCAATGACTTCCAGCGCCTGAGAGCCACCGAGCTGCTGGCGGTGCCCGTGGACCCACCGCCACCGCTGCCGGAGCAGGGCACTGCGGAGCAGTGTGCCCAGCGCTGTGCCACCAGCCTGGCTTGCCG GGCTTTCCACCATGATCAGCAGAGCCAGttgtgccagctgctgccctggacCCAGCACTCACCCCAcatccagctgcagaaaaacatcCGCTATGACCTGTACCAGAAGAAAG ACTACCTGCGGGACTGCATCGTGGGCGATGGCTCCAGCTACCGCGGCACACGGGCCACGACGGAGAAGGGGCTGCGCTGCCAGCATTGGCAAGCCACGACACCACATGACCACAG GTTTCTGCCATCCCCTCGCAATGGGCTGGAGGAGAATTACTGCCGAAATCCTGACCGGGACAAGCGGGGCCCGTGGTGCTACACTGTTGATCCCAATGTCCGACACCAGAGCTGTGGCATAAAGAAGTGTGAGGATG CTGTCTGCATGACCTGCAATGGGGAGGACTACCGTGGCACTGTGGACCACACCGAATCAGGGACAGAGTGCCAGCGCTGGGACCTGCAGCACCCACACAAGCACCCCTACCACCCCAACAA GTACCCTGACAAGGGGCTAGATGACAACTACTGCCGCAACCCTGACAGCTCTGAGCGGCCTTGGTGCTACACCACTGACCCCAGGCGGGAGCGTGAATACTGCCACATCCGCATCTGCA AAAAACGCCCACGGCCTGTCAATGTCACCAATGGATGCTTCAGGGGCAAGGGGGAAGGCTACCGTGGCCGTGTGAATGTTACTGTGTCGGGGATCCCCTGCCAGCGCTGGGACTCCCAGGTGCCCCATAAGCACCACTTCATGCCCAGCAAGTACCCAT GGACCTGCAGGAGAACTACTGCCGCAACCCTGATGGATCAGAGGCACCGTGGTGCTTCACTTCCCGCCCCACTGTCCGCATTGCCTTCTGCTTCCACATCCGCCGCTGCCCTGATGAGCAGGATGCCCAAG agTGCTACCACGGCCACGGCAAGCACTACCACGGCCACGTCAGCAAGACACGGAAGGGAAtcacctgccagccctgggctgcccagACACCCCACGTGCCCCA GATCTCACCTGCCACACACCCTGAGGCACACCTGGAGGAGAACTACTGCCGCAACCCTGATAATGACAGCCATGGCCCCTGGTGCTACACCATGGACCCCCGCACCCCCTTTGACTATTGTGCTATCAAGCCCTGTTGTGAGCCccttcccacatccctgcagaGCTAGAGGGGACCTTAGCCACACACAGGGTAGTTTTGGTCCCCTCAGGGTGGCTGGATCATGTGCCAGTGCCAcccctctgttttctctctgcagctggcagcacGGTGCCCCCCATCATGGAGAAT ATGCAGTGACATTTGAGCAGTGTGGCCAGCGGGAcgagaggctgcagcagaagggGCGCATCGTTGGTGGCCAGCCCGGCAATTCACCCTGGACTGTCAGCATCCGCAACCG GGAGGGTGTGCACTTTTGCGGCGGATCCCTGGTGAAGGAGCAGTGGGTGATCAGCACTCGCCAGTGCTTTTCCTCCTG CAATGCCGACCTGACGGGCTATGAGGTGCAGCTGGGGACTCTCTTCAAGGACCCTGGCCCTGGGGACCCTGACCAACAGACCATCCCCATCGTGCGGATCGTCTGTGGCCCCTCCGAgtcccagctggtgatgctgaaGCTGGCGAG GCCAGCTACTCTGACCAGGCGTGTGGCCCTGATCTGCCTGCCCCCCGAGCGCTACGTTGTGCCTGCGGGCACTGTCTGTGAGATCGCTGGCTGGGGGGAAACCAGAG gcacagcagatGGCAGCGTGCTGAACGTGGcgcagctgccagtgctggccCACAGCGAGTGCAATAGGGCTCTGCGTGGGCGCCTGAAGGAGAGTGAGCTGTGCACTGCCCCGCTGCGTGCCGGCGTGGGTGCCTGTGag GGTGATTATGGTGGACCTCTGGCTTGTCTCACCGCTGACTGCTGGGTGCTGGAGGGGGTGATCACCCCCTCCCGTGTGTGTGCCCGCACTGATCAGCCTGCCCTCTTCATCCGTGTTTCCCTCTATGTTGACTGGATTGACAAGGTGATGAAGATGGGTTGA
- the MST1 gene encoding hepatocyte growth factor-like protein isoform X3, giving the protein MQPVLGVLLALAAALGSGHRSPLNDFQRLRATELLAVPVDPPPPLPEQGTAEQCAQRCATSLACRAFHHDQQSQLCQLLPWTQHSPHIQLQKNIRYDLYQKKDYLRDCIVGDGSSYRGTRATTEKGLRCQHWQATTPHDHRFLPSPRNGLEENYCRNPDRDKRGPWCYTVDPNVRHQSCGIKKCEDAVCMTCNGEDYRGTVDHTESGTECQRWDLQHPHKHPYHPNKYPDKGLDDNYCRNPDSSERPWCYTTDPRREREYCHIRICTEKRPRPVNVTNGCFRGKGEGYRGRVNVTVSGIPCQRWDSQVPHKHHFMPSKYPCKDLQENYCRNPDGSEAPWCFTSRPTVRIAFCFHIRRCPDEQDAQECYHGHGKHYHGHVSKTRKGITCQPWAAQTPHVPQISPATHPEAHLEENYCRNPDNDSHGPWCYTMDPRTPFDYCAIKPCSGSTVPPIMENADAVTFEQCGQRDERLQQKGRIVGGQPGNSPWTVSIRNREGVHFCGGSLVKEQWVISTRQCFSSCNADLTGYEVQLGTLFKDPGPGDPDQQTIPIVRIVCGPSESQLVMLKLARPATLTRRVALICLPPERYVVPAGTVCEIAGWGETRGTADGSVLNVAQLPVLAHSECNRALRGRLKESELCTAPLRAGVGACEGDYGGPLACLTADCWVLEGVITPSRVCARTDQPALFIRVSLYVDWIDKVMKMG; this is encoded by the exons ATGCAGCCCGTGCTGGGGGTCCTGCTCGCCCTGGCCGCGGCTCTGGGCTCAG GCCACCGTTCACCCCTCAATGACTTCCAGCGCCTGAGAGCCACCGAGCTGCTGGCGGTGCCCGTGGACCCACCGCCACCGCTGCCGGAGCAGGGCACTGCGGAGCAGTGTGCCCAGCGCTGTGCCACCAGCCTGGCTTGCCG GGCTTTCCACCATGATCAGCAGAGCCAGttgtgccagctgctgccctggacCCAGCACTCACCCCAcatccagctgcagaaaaacatcCGCTATGACCTGTACCAGAAGAAAG ACTACCTGCGGGACTGCATCGTGGGCGATGGCTCCAGCTACCGCGGCACACGGGCCACGACGGAGAAGGGGCTGCGCTGCCAGCATTGGCAAGCCACGACACCACATGACCACAG GTTTCTGCCATCCCCTCGCAATGGGCTGGAGGAGAATTACTGCCGAAATCCTGACCGGGACAAGCGGGGCCCGTGGTGCTACACTGTTGATCCCAATGTCCGACACCAGAGCTGTGGCATAAAGAAGTGTGAGGATG CTGTCTGCATGACCTGCAATGGGGAGGACTACCGTGGCACTGTGGACCACACCGAATCAGGGACAGAGTGCCAGCGCTGGGACCTGCAGCACCCACACAAGCACCCCTACCACCCCAACAA GTACCCTGACAAGGGGCTAGATGACAACTACTGCCGCAACCCTGACAGCTCTGAGCGGCCTTGGTGCTACACCACTGACCCCAGGCGGGAGCGTGAATACTGCCACATCCGCATCTGCA CAGAAAAACGCCCACGGCCTGTCAATGTCACCAATGGATGCTTCAGGGGCAAGGGGGAAGGCTACCGTGGCCGTGTGAATGTTACTGTGTCGGGGATCCCCTGCCAGCGCTGGGACTCCCAGGTGCCCCATAAGCACCACTTCATGCCCAGCAAGTACCCATGCAA GGACCTGCAGGAGAACTACTGCCGCAACCCTGATGGATCAGAGGCACCGTGGTGCTTCACTTCCCGCCCCACTGTCCGCATTGCCTTCTGCTTCCACATCCGCCGCTGCCCTGATGAGCAGGATGCCCAAG agTGCTACCACGGCCACGGCAAGCACTACCACGGCCACGTCAGCAAGACACGGAAGGGAAtcacctgccagccctgggctgcccagACACCCCACGTGCCCCA GATCTCACCTGCCACACACCCTGAGGCACACCTGGAGGAGAACTACTGCCGCAACCCTGATAATGACAGCCATGGCCCCTGGTGCTACACCATGGACCCCCGCACCCCCTTTGACTATTGTGCTATCAAGCCCTGTT ctggcagcacGGTGCCCCCCATCATGGAGAATGCAG ATGCAGTGACATTTGAGCAGTGTGGCCAGCGGGAcgagaggctgcagcagaagggGCGCATCGTTGGTGGCCAGCCCGGCAATTCACCCTGGACTGTCAGCATCCGCAACCG GGAGGGTGTGCACTTTTGCGGCGGATCCCTGGTGAAGGAGCAGTGGGTGATCAGCACTCGCCAGTGCTTTTCCTCCTG CAATGCCGACCTGACGGGCTATGAGGTGCAGCTGGGGACTCTCTTCAAGGACCCTGGCCCTGGGGACCCTGACCAACAGACCATCCCCATCGTGCGGATCGTCTGTGGCCCCTCCGAgtcccagctggtgatgctgaaGCTGGCGAG GCCAGCTACTCTGACCAGGCGTGTGGCCCTGATCTGCCTGCCCCCCGAGCGCTACGTTGTGCCTGCGGGCACTGTCTGTGAGATCGCTGGCTGGGGGGAAACCAGAG gcacagcagatGGCAGCGTGCTGAACGTGGcgcagctgccagtgctggccCACAGCGAGTGCAATAGGGCTCTGCGTGGGCGCCTGAAGGAGAGTGAGCTGTGCACTGCCCCGCTGCGTGCCGGCGTGGGTGCCTGTGag GGTGATTATGGTGGACCTCTGGCTTGTCTCACCGCTGACTGCTGGGTGCTGGAGGGGGTGATCACCCCCTCCCGTGTGTGTGCCCGCACTGATCAGCCTGCCCTCTTCATCCGTGTTTCCCTCTATGTTGACTGGATTGACAAGGTGATGAAGATGGGTTGA
- the MST1 gene encoding hepatocyte growth factor-like protein isoform X5 — protein sequence MQPVLGVLLALAAALGSGHRSPLNDFQRLRATELLAVPVDPPPPLPEQGTAEQCAQRCATSLACRAFHHDQQSQLCQLLPWTQHSPHIQLQKNIRYDLYQKKDYLRDCIVGDGSSYRGTRATTEKGLRCQHWQATTPHDHRFLPSPRNGLEENYCRNPDRDKRGPWCYTVDPNVRHQSCGIKKCEDAVCMTCNGEDYRGTVDHTESGTECQRWDLQHPHKHPYHPNKYPDKGLDDNYCRNPDSSERPWCYTTDPRREREYCHIRICTEKRPRPVNVTNGCFRGKGEGYRGRVNVTVSGIPCQRWDSQVPHKHHFMPSKYPCKDLQENYCRNPDGSEAPWCFTSRPTVRIAFCFHIRRCPDEQDAQECYHGHGKHYHGHVSKTRKGITCQPWAAQTPHVPHWQHGAPHHGEYAVTFEQCGQRDERLQQKGRIVGGQPGNSPWTVSIRNREGVHFCGGSLVKEQWVISTRQCFSSCNADLTGYEVQLGTLFKDPGPGDPDQQTIPIVRIVCGPSESQLVMLKLARPATLTRRVALICLPPERYVVPAGTVCEIAGWGETRGTADGSVLNVAQLPVLAHSECNRALRGRLKESELCTAPLRAGVGACEGDYGGPLACLTADCWVLEGVITPSRVCARTDQPALFIRVSLYVDWIDKVMKMG from the exons ATGCAGCCCGTGCTGGGGGTCCTGCTCGCCCTGGCCGCGGCTCTGGGCTCAG GCCACCGTTCACCCCTCAATGACTTCCAGCGCCTGAGAGCCACCGAGCTGCTGGCGGTGCCCGTGGACCCACCGCCACCGCTGCCGGAGCAGGGCACTGCGGAGCAGTGTGCCCAGCGCTGTGCCACCAGCCTGGCTTGCCG GGCTTTCCACCATGATCAGCAGAGCCAGttgtgccagctgctgccctggacCCAGCACTCACCCCAcatccagctgcagaaaaacatcCGCTATGACCTGTACCAGAAGAAAG ACTACCTGCGGGACTGCATCGTGGGCGATGGCTCCAGCTACCGCGGCACACGGGCCACGACGGAGAAGGGGCTGCGCTGCCAGCATTGGCAAGCCACGACACCACATGACCACAG GTTTCTGCCATCCCCTCGCAATGGGCTGGAGGAGAATTACTGCCGAAATCCTGACCGGGACAAGCGGGGCCCGTGGTGCTACACTGTTGATCCCAATGTCCGACACCAGAGCTGTGGCATAAAGAAGTGTGAGGATG CTGTCTGCATGACCTGCAATGGGGAGGACTACCGTGGCACTGTGGACCACACCGAATCAGGGACAGAGTGCCAGCGCTGGGACCTGCAGCACCCACACAAGCACCCCTACCACCCCAACAA GTACCCTGACAAGGGGCTAGATGACAACTACTGCCGCAACCCTGACAGCTCTGAGCGGCCTTGGTGCTACACCACTGACCCCAGGCGGGAGCGTGAATACTGCCACATCCGCATCTGCA CAGAAAAACGCCCACGGCCTGTCAATGTCACCAATGGATGCTTCAGGGGCAAGGGGGAAGGCTACCGTGGCCGTGTGAATGTTACTGTGTCGGGGATCCCCTGCCAGCGCTGGGACTCCCAGGTGCCCCATAAGCACCACTTCATGCCCAGCAAGTACCCATGCAA GGACCTGCAGGAGAACTACTGCCGCAACCCTGATGGATCAGAGGCACCGTGGTGCTTCACTTCCCGCCCCACTGTCCGCATTGCCTTCTGCTTCCACATCCGCCGCTGCCCTGATGAGCAGGATGCCCAAG agTGCTACCACGGCCACGGCAAGCACTACCACGGCCACGTCAGCAAGACACGGAAGGGAAtcacctgccagccctgggctgcccagACACCCCACGTGCCCCA ctggcagcacGGTGCCCCCCATCATGGAGAAT ATGCAGTGACATTTGAGCAGTGTGGCCAGCGGGAcgagaggctgcagcagaagggGCGCATCGTTGGTGGCCAGCCCGGCAATTCACCCTGGACTGTCAGCATCCGCAACCG GGAGGGTGTGCACTTTTGCGGCGGATCCCTGGTGAAGGAGCAGTGGGTGATCAGCACTCGCCAGTGCTTTTCCTCCTG CAATGCCGACCTGACGGGCTATGAGGTGCAGCTGGGGACTCTCTTCAAGGACCCTGGCCCTGGGGACCCTGACCAACAGACCATCCCCATCGTGCGGATCGTCTGTGGCCCCTCCGAgtcccagctggtgatgctgaaGCTGGCGAG GCCAGCTACTCTGACCAGGCGTGTGGCCCTGATCTGCCTGCCCCCCGAGCGCTACGTTGTGCCTGCGGGCACTGTCTGTGAGATCGCTGGCTGGGGGGAAACCAGAG gcacagcagatGGCAGCGTGCTGAACGTGGcgcagctgccagtgctggccCACAGCGAGTGCAATAGGGCTCTGCGTGGGCGCCTGAAGGAGAGTGAGCTGTGCACTGCCCCGCTGCGTGCCGGCGTGGGTGCCTGTGag GGTGATTATGGTGGACCTCTGGCTTGTCTCACCGCTGACTGCTGGGTGCTGGAGGGGGTGATCACCCCCTCCCGTGTGTGTGCCCGCACTGATCAGCCTGCCCTCTTCATCCGTGTTTCCCTCTATGTTGACTGGATTGACAAGGTGATGAAGATGGGTTGA